A portion of the Candidatus Nitrosotenuis aquarius genome contains these proteins:
- a CDS encoding SIR2 family NAD-dependent protein deacylase: MFDSLSRQIKDAKKIVFVTGAGISQESGIPTFRGKDGLWRKYDSMQLATIDAFYEDPKLVWEWYEERRTNILAAKPNAGHFAISELAKFKEVIVLTQNIDGLHQRSGSRHVLELHGSIIRIKCTVCDFKDNITTSFDSLPPKCKCGNILRPDVVWFGEGLPQDVWDEAISHAQTCDVMIIAGTSLVVSPANTLPLYAKQNGAVLIEVNPEKTVMSSEMDLSVRETSANALPKLVELVSTG, encoded by the coding sequence ATGTTTGATTCTTTATCCAGACAAATCAAGGACGCAAAGAAAATAGTCTTTGTCACTGGTGCCGGCATATCCCAAGAAAGCGGAATTCCTACATTTAGGGGAAAAGATGGATTGTGGAGAAAATACGATTCGATGCAGCTTGCAACAATTGACGCATTCTATGAAGACCCAAAGCTAGTCTGGGAATGGTATGAGGAAAGACGGACAAATATTCTGGCTGCAAAGCCAAATGCAGGACATTTTGCAATATCTGAGCTTGCAAAATTCAAAGAAGTAATCGTATTGACGCAAAACATCGATGGTCTCCACCAAAGATCAGGAAGCAGGCATGTTTTGGAACTGCATGGCAGTATAATCCGTATAAAATGCACCGTTTGTGATTTCAAGGACAACATCACAACTTCATTTGACTCTCTTCCGCCAAAGTGCAAGTGCGGCAACATTTTGCGCCCAGATGTTGTTTGGTTTGGGGAAGGATTGCCACAGGATGTGTGGGATGAGGCTATCTCCCACGCACAAACCTGCGATGTGATGATAATTGCAGGCACGTCTTTGGTGGTATCGCCTGCAAATACTTTACCGCTATACGCAAAGCAAAACGGAGCTGTCTTAATCGAGGTAAATCCGGAAAAAACAGTCATGTCATCGGAAATGGATCTTTCAGTTAGAGAGACTTCTGCAAATGCATTACCAAAGCTTGTAGAGTTAGTGTCTACTGGCTAA
- the rnz gene encoding ribonuclease Z produces MKLVFLGTSAAQPTEDRGLSCICLEREGEILMFDAGEGAQVSYLKSGLGWNKKMKIFVTHMHGDHCIGVLGLLQTMTLQHRTEPVEIYGPDGIEQFIGENIRILQFGLSFPVIITAVSPGTICDEKTYLVRAQKAEHSVLAFSYLFEEKDKPGKFDRDQAIKLGIPEGPLWHDLQIGKEIKVGDKTFTPSQVVGEKRPGKKIGISGDTRPTKLLEEFFKNCDYLSFDCTFSDKLKEKAIETNHSTAKEAATLAKNANVANLILTHFSARYKDESELVQEAKIIHGSVIAAKDLLEVEIR; encoded by the coding sequence ATGAAGCTAGTATTTTTGGGCACATCGGCGGCGCAGCCAACAGAAGACAGAGGACTGTCATGTATCTGCCTTGAGCGGGAAGGCGAAATTCTGATGTTTGATGCAGGAGAAGGTGCACAGGTATCGTATTTGAAGTCGGGCCTTGGCTGGAACAAGAAAATGAAGATCTTTGTAACGCATATGCATGGAGACCACTGCATTGGTGTTCTTGGATTACTCCAAACCATGACATTACAGCACAGAACAGAGCCAGTGGAGATCTACGGCCCAGACGGAATTGAACAATTCATTGGGGAAAACATTAGAATTTTGCAGTTTGGATTGTCATTTCCTGTTATCATTACTGCAGTAAGCCCCGGTACAATATGTGATGAAAAGACGTACCTTGTGCGTGCGCAAAAGGCGGAACACTCTGTCTTGGCGTTCTCGTATCTATTTGAGGAAAAAGACAAGCCTGGCAAATTCGACAGGGACCAGGCAATAAAGCTAGGAATACCTGAAGGCCCACTCTGGCATGACCTGCAGATAGGAAAAGAGATCAAAGTTGGTGACAAGACATTTACACCATCACAAGTAGTTGGAGAAAAAAGGCCTGGCAAGAAAATCGGAATCTCTGGAGACACCAGGCCTACCAAACTATTAGAGGAGTTTTTCAAAAATTGCGACTATCTATCATTTGATTGCACATTTTCTGACAAGCTCAAAGAAAAAGCAATAGAGACTAATCATTCTACTGCAAAAGAAGCTGCAACATTGGCAAAAAATGCAAATGTGGCAAATCTAATCTTGACTCATTTTTCTGCAAGATACAAAGATGAGTCCGAGCTGGTCCAAGAAGCAAAGATAATTCATGGCTCTGTGATTGCTGCAAAAGACCTGCTCGAAGTTGAAATAAGATAA
- a CDS encoding DNA methyltransferase: MPESFFLVSKEYPELAVDEVVTLVKMYDRFAKVKTISNLILVQSVTPWEKIARRATFVKTAGQLLRKMSNVFFDENNYSLLFGAKSFMCKAINLSDRPVDIPEIERSLGSMVSTFCNAKVSLEDPDVVIYMIFTEEENFFGFATKFEPAKRPEKLTKFHHELDWKLTRAMINLAKIHDDETVCDPFCGTGSTLLEAQSMGIKSIGIDFDEKMCKITKDNLKKNGFSAEVYNQNYDYMDQLSFDGIVTDLPYGTASKVSEPPKKIMKKFISKMPKKAKFAIMCKKGLDDGVKLNLTKKYEIYRHKSLTRMILVK; the protein is encoded by the coding sequence ATGCCAGAAAGCTTTTTTCTAGTTTCAAAAGAATATCCAGAATTAGCAGTAGACGAGGTAGTCACACTGGTAAAAATGTACGACAGATTTGCCAAAGTCAAGACCATTTCCAATTTGATTCTGGTGCAAAGCGTTACTCCTTGGGAGAAAATTGCAAGACGCGCCACATTTGTAAAAACTGCAGGACAGCTATTGCGCAAAATGTCCAATGTATTCTTTGATGAGAATAATTATTCTCTTTTGTTTGGCGCAAAGTCATTCATGTGCAAGGCAATCAATCTCTCAGATAGACCAGTAGACATTCCGGAAATAGAGAGATCGCTAGGCAGCATGGTCTCTACTTTTTGCAATGCTAAGGTATCGCTGGAAGACCCAGACGTTGTGATATACATGATTTTCACAGAAGAAGAGAATTTTTTTGGGTTTGCCACTAAATTTGAGCCTGCAAAGCGACCTGAAAAGCTCACAAAATTCCATCATGAGCTGGACTGGAAGCTCACCCGAGCAATGATAAATCTGGCAAAAATTCACGACGATGAAACAGTCTGCGATCCGTTTTGCGGAACTGGCAGCACTCTGCTTGAGGCGCAGTCCATGGGAATCAAGTCAATTGGAATTGATTTTGATGAGAAAATGTGCAAAATAACAAAGGATAATCTAAAGAAAAACGGATTTTCTGCCGAGGTGTACAACCAAAATTATGATTACATGGACCAGCTGAGCTTTGATGGAATTGTAACTGATCTGCCATATGGCACGGCATCCAAGGTTTCCGAGCCGCCAAAGAAAATCATGAAAAAATTCATCTCAAAGATGCCAAAAAAGGCAAAATTTGCCATCATGTGCAAGAAAGGCCTGGACGACGGAGTCAAGCTAAACCTGACAAAAAAATATGAGATATACAGACACAAGAGCCTAACGAGGATGATTCTGGTAAAATGA
- a CDS encoding ribose-phosphate diphosphokinase gives MSAVTVIGGKASEDLARKLARKLKANFVSSELRVFPDGESKVTISAKPKGKIIVVNSTYPPVDTNLMQTLSLISKARQFSRQVICAIPYMGYARQDREFLQGEIVTLSVIAKLLSAAGASKIIVVDMHSMLGLKHFTIPIKNVSAVPELANYLKKLRLKNPLVVSPDLGGKERAKEFAKFYGTNYIALQKQRDRKTGKVQIMTANLDGVKGRDLVLVDDMISTGGSIVKATQFLKKQKCGRVYVACTHALLIDNAEKKIKKSGVSAIISANTIPGNTSIVDVSGVIAKAI, from the coding sequence TTGTCAGCAGTTACAGTAATTGGCGGAAAGGCATCTGAAGATCTAGCAAGAAAACTGGCAAGAAAACTAAAGGCAAATTTTGTTTCATCTGAGCTGCGAGTCTTTCCAGACGGTGAAAGCAAGGTTACAATTTCTGCAAAACCCAAAGGCAAAATCATTGTAGTAAATTCGACATACCCACCCGTTGACACCAACCTGATGCAGACATTGTCACTTATCTCAAAGGCAAGGCAGTTCTCAAGGCAGGTAATCTGTGCCATACCATACATGGGATACGCACGACAGGATAGAGAATTCCTCCAAGGAGAGATAGTCACGTTATCGGTTATTGCCAAGCTTCTCTCGGCCGCAGGCGCATCGAAAATTATAGTAGTTGATATGCACAGTATGCTTGGGCTCAAGCATTTTACCATTCCAATCAAAAATGTCTCTGCGGTACCAGAACTAGCTAACTATCTCAAAAAGCTCAGGCTCAAAAACCCACTTGTGGTCTCACCAGACTTGGGTGGCAAAGAGCGGGCAAAGGAATTTGCAAAATTCTATGGAACCAATTACATTGCATTGCAAAAACAGCGCGACAGAAAGACAGGCAAAGTCCAGATCATGACTGCAAACCTTGACGGAGTAAAGGGGCGAGACCTCGTACTAGTGGATGACATGATAAGCACCGGTGGAAGTATTGTCAAGGCAACGCAGTTTCTAAAAAAGCAAAAGTGCGGACGAGTCTATGTAGCATGCACCCATGCGTTACTAATTGACAATGCTGAAAAGAAAATTAAAAAATCTGGCGTCTCTGCTATCATATCTGCAAATACAATTCCTGGCAACACGTCAATAGTTGACGTCTCTGGAGTAATTGCAAAGGCAATCTAA
- a CDS encoding peptidylprolyl isomerase: MAFTKGSLILIDYTAKVKDSNEVVETTIADEAKKHNLFQENIKYQPKLVSVGESWVLKGLDDALANAKAGDKLTVDVTPDKGFGERDSGKVRMIPLRKLGEDADKVGVGDTIEVDQKTGVVRFVGSGRVQVDFNHRLAGKTVVYDVNVLKALETPEDKINGILKRHLPVEDSKISSKLNGNTLDVTIPEEIFGAESLRIIKHFIQMDAFKFVPTLEKINFVETYANKKTEKKEEKPQEAAAAAPAKK; the protein is encoded by the coding sequence ATGGCATTCACTAAAGGCTCATTGATTCTAATTGATTATACTGCAAAGGTAAAGGACTCTAATGAAGTAGTAGAGACCACCATTGCGGATGAGGCAAAAAAGCACAATCTATTCCAGGAAAACATCAAGTACCAACCAAAACTGGTCTCAGTAGGCGAGTCTTGGGTCCTAAAAGGACTTGATGATGCCTTAGCAAATGCAAAGGCGGGCGACAAGCTAACAGTAGATGTGACACCAGACAAGGGCTTTGGCGAGCGCGACTCTGGAAAAGTCCGCATGATTCCACTAAGAAAGCTAGGCGAAGACGCAGACAAGGTCGGCGTCGGCGATACTATTGAAGTTGATCAGAAAACAGGAGTCGTAAGATTTGTCGGCTCTGGCAGAGTCCAAGTTGACTTCAACCATCGACTAGCAGGAAAGACCGTAGTCTATGATGTCAACGTGCTCAAGGCACTAGAGACACCTGAAGACAAGATCAACGGCATTCTAAAAAGACACCTGCCAGTGGAGGATTCGAAAATATCATCGAAGCTAAACGGCAATACACTTGATGTTACAATTCCAGAAGAGATCTTTGGCGCAGAAAGCCTGAGAATTATCAAGCACTTTATCCAGATGGACGCCTTCAAGTTTGTCCCAACACTGGAGAAGATCAACTTTGTTGAGACATATGCCAACAAAAAGACAGAAAAGAAAGAAGAAAAGCCACAAGAGGCAGCTGCAGCTGCTCCAGCAAAAAAATAA